The Caulifigura coniformis genome includes a region encoding these proteins:
- a CDS encoding PVC-type heme-binding CxxCH protein, translating into MRHSLLLGLLLVSVLSGPRQSLAADPPLRLLFLGDNGPHRPAARFRQLQPVLSKRGIELIYTDQLADLNRQRLDDFAGLVVFANQTRISKEQEQALLEYVAAGRGFIPLHCASFCFQNSDAYIALVGAQFQRHGTGVFRVEQAPLTHPILEGFQSFESWDETYQHHRHHEADRIVLEYRVGEGTSTGFRGDQAPGRAAGQASSTQKEPWTWVRTHGDGRVFYTAWGHDDRTWSHPGFHNLVERGIRWACQDAPSKAGVYRDAPAMTAFDDSAKPFEFTAGRLPNYPAGEKWGTNGELIDTMQKPLDPDESMKHMVAPVGFRPALFAAEPQIGKPLAMNWDERGRLWIIETLDYPNELQPEGEGRDRIRICEDTDGDGQADKFTIFADKLSIPTSLAFAYGGVIVHQAPQTLFLRDTTGDDVADERHVLLTGWGTRDTHAGPSNLNYGLDGWYYGIVGYSGFEGEIAGEPQKFQTGFYRFRLDPPEGPGRPPRVVHFEFLRNTNNNSWGVGLNEEGILFGSTANGNPSEYMPIANRYYERVRGWSSSVLGGIAFDNWFDPVTRNVRQVDWHGGFTAGAGHALYTARVYPPEYWNRTAFVAESTGHLVATFTIQPSGAGFRSRNSWNLVASRDEWTAPIAAEIGPDGQVWFIDWYNIIVQHNPTPVGFTTGKGAAYETDLRDKRHGRIYRLVYSPTSGKHDVASQFPPDRVAPPNLKGADSRTLVQALRHTNLFWRRHAQRLLMERREPQDVVDLVRLITETPPDAGEQDAPGAMHALWVYAGLSNIETRALLPEPDRRALLASPSPGLRRNAILALAPGADDLEKSGVLNDSDLQTRLAALLHLADLPSDTTAARLVLTALADPVVAEDRWLLDAATSAAAVQSRSMLSQLTTAATATRFPPESLERLAIVGEHLARSGDEVAVRQLIAAWNSPNREAAEALVSGVTRAWPRDKPIALSPAEEQTLADLFQKSAAAGRTALLRFSSRIGSSRLDAHARELTEGILTRIRNRDLAEGARIAAARDLIELRKQDVEAVSQLLAEVTPAAGPEVSRGLIEAMGASEAPGAPDTLTRGLPSFTPQQRSAAIRVLLARTEGIRAFLDAVERGEASLSELALDQKQSLLESPQRPIARRTERLLSKSGGLPNPDRQIVIEELKEVARSTGNAAAGKEVFRQQCSKCHLHSGEGNRIGPDLTGMAVHPKEELLVHILDPSRSVEGNYRSYTVATADGHVINGLLASESKTALEFFDSEGKRRAVQREDIEQFVASTKSLMPEGFEKQVPREALADLLEFLTQRGQYLPLPLEKVATAVSTRGMFHSFEAEPERLIFSDWSPKSFNGVPFVLVDPGNNQRPNVILLNGPSGRVSAEMPRAVTLLCNSSARSIHLLSGVSGWGSPLGERGSISMIVRLRYADGSTEEHELKNGEHFADYIRRVDVPGSQFAFALRDQQVRYLSIQPRKADVIQSIEFIKGPDRTAPVVMAVTIEAR; encoded by the coding sequence ATGCGGCACTCGCTCCTGCTCGGCCTGCTTCTCGTTTCTGTGTTGTCCGGGCCACGACAATCTCTCGCGGCTGATCCGCCCCTGCGGCTGCTGTTCCTGGGAGACAACGGCCCGCATCGTCCCGCGGCCCGCTTTCGCCAGTTGCAGCCAGTCCTGTCCAAACGGGGCATCGAACTGATCTATACGGACCAGCTGGCCGACCTGAATCGCCAGCGCCTCGACGATTTCGCGGGACTCGTCGTCTTCGCGAATCAGACCCGCATCTCCAAAGAGCAGGAGCAGGCCCTCCTCGAGTACGTCGCCGCCGGCCGCGGCTTCATTCCTCTGCACTGCGCGTCATTCTGCTTCCAGAACTCGGATGCCTATATCGCGCTTGTCGGCGCTCAGTTCCAGCGGCATGGAACGGGAGTCTTCCGTGTCGAGCAGGCGCCGCTGACGCATCCGATCCTCGAGGGTTTCCAAAGCTTCGAGAGCTGGGATGAAACCTACCAGCATCATCGGCATCACGAAGCCGACCGCATCGTCCTCGAATACCGCGTGGGAGAAGGGACGTCGACCGGGTTTCGCGGAGACCAGGCCCCTGGCCGGGCGGCGGGGCAAGCGTCTTCCACTCAGAAAGAGCCCTGGACCTGGGTGCGGACGCATGGCGACGGGCGTGTGTTCTACACCGCGTGGGGACACGACGACCGGACCTGGAGCCATCCCGGATTCCACAACCTCGTCGAACGTGGAATCCGCTGGGCATGTCAGGACGCCCCCTCGAAGGCGGGAGTCTATCGCGATGCCCCGGCGATGACGGCCTTCGATGATTCGGCGAAGCCCTTCGAGTTCACCGCGGGACGCCTGCCGAACTACCCCGCCGGCGAGAAATGGGGAACGAATGGCGAACTGATCGACACGATGCAGAAACCGCTCGATCCGGACGAATCGATGAAGCATATGGTGGCGCCGGTCGGCTTTCGTCCGGCGCTCTTCGCCGCCGAGCCGCAGATTGGCAAGCCCCTGGCGATGAACTGGGACGAGCGGGGGCGGCTGTGGATCATCGAGACACTCGACTATCCCAACGAACTGCAGCCCGAAGGGGAGGGACGCGACCGGATCCGCATCTGCGAGGACACCGATGGCGATGGGCAGGCTGACAAGTTCACAATCTTCGCCGACAAGCTCAGTATCCCCACGAGCCTCGCCTTTGCTTACGGCGGAGTCATTGTCCACCAGGCGCCGCAGACGCTGTTCCTGAGGGATACAACCGGGGACGACGTGGCCGACGAACGGCACGTCCTGTTGACCGGATGGGGGACGCGAGACACTCACGCCGGCCCCAGCAATCTCAACTATGGTCTCGACGGCTGGTACTACGGGATCGTCGGCTATTCCGGGTTCGAAGGAGAGATCGCCGGAGAACCCCAGAAGTTCCAGACCGGCTTCTACAGGTTCCGTCTCGACCCGCCGGAAGGCCCCGGGAGGCCTCCGCGCGTGGTGCACTTTGAGTTCCTCAGGAACACGAACAACAATTCGTGGGGTGTCGGACTGAACGAAGAGGGAATCCTCTTCGGCTCAACGGCGAATGGAAATCCCAGTGAGTACATGCCCATCGCCAACCGCTACTACGAACGGGTTCGGGGGTGGTCGTCGTCAGTTCTCGGAGGCATTGCCTTCGACAACTGGTTCGATCCCGTCACCAGGAATGTTCGACAGGTTGACTGGCACGGTGGTTTTACGGCAGGGGCAGGGCATGCGCTCTATACGGCCCGGGTCTATCCCCCTGAATACTGGAATCGGACCGCTTTTGTCGCCGAATCCACTGGCCACCTCGTGGCCACCTTCACGATTCAACCGTCCGGCGCGGGGTTCCGCTCACGAAACTCGTGGAACCTGGTTGCCAGTCGGGATGAATGGACTGCTCCCATCGCTGCCGAGATCGGGCCCGACGGACAGGTGTGGTTCATCGACTGGTACAACATCATTGTCCAGCACAACCCAACGCCGGTTGGCTTCACCACGGGCAAGGGGGCCGCCTATGAGACCGACCTTCGCGACAAGCGCCACGGCCGCATCTACCGACTGGTTTATTCACCGACTTCCGGCAAGCATGACGTTGCCTCGCAGTTCCCACCGGACCGCGTCGCCCCGCCGAATCTGAAGGGCGCCGATTCTAGGACTCTCGTTCAGGCCCTCCGTCACACGAACCTGTTCTGGAGACGCCACGCCCAGCGTTTGCTGATGGAACGCCGCGAGCCGCAAGACGTCGTTGACCTGGTCAGGCTCATCACGGAGACGCCGCCCGATGCCGGTGAACAGGATGCTCCTGGAGCAATGCATGCCCTCTGGGTCTATGCAGGGCTATCCAACATTGAAACCCGCGCGCTCCTCCCTGAACCGGATCGTCGGGCCCTGCTGGCCAGTCCCTCGCCGGGGCTGCGGCGGAATGCGATTCTTGCTCTTGCTCCCGGAGCTGACGACCTGGAGAAATCGGGAGTCCTCAACGACTCCGACCTGCAGACTCGACTGGCCGCCCTCCTGCATCTGGCCGACCTCCCTTCCGATACAACAGCAGCGCGACTCGTCCTCACGGCGCTGGCGGACCCGGTCGTCGCCGAGGATCGCTGGCTGCTCGACGCCGCGACCAGCGCTGCCGCTGTGCAGTCCCGTTCGATGCTCAGTCAGCTGACGACCGCGGCAACTGCCACGCGGTTCCCGCCCGAGTCTCTCGAACGCCTGGCCATTGTGGGCGAGCATCTCGCCCGCAGCGGCGACGAAGTCGCGGTCCGCCAGTTGATCGCAGCGTGGAACTCCCCGAATCGCGAGGCCGCTGAGGCACTCGTTTCGGGTGTGACCCGAGCCTGGCCCCGGGACAAGCCGATTGCCCTGTCGCCGGCCGAAGAGCAAACCCTCGCGGATCTCTTCCAGAAGTCGGCCGCGGCCGGCCGCACGGCACTCCTTCGGTTCTCCTCCCGAATCGGCAGCTCCCGACTCGATGCTCACGCTCGCGAACTGACGGAAGGGATCCTGACCCGCATTCGGAACCGGGACCTTGCGGAGGGTGCACGGATCGCCGCAGCTCGTGATCTCATCGAACTGCGGAAGCAGGATGTGGAAGCCGTGTCCCAACTGCTTGCGGAAGTGACTCCGGCCGCGGGGCCGGAAGTCTCGCGAGGCTTGATCGAGGCCATGGGGGCGAGTGAAGCGCCCGGAGCGCCGGACACACTGACCCGTGGTCTTCCGTCGTTCACGCCGCAACAGCGGTCCGCGGCGATCCGAGTTCTTCTTGCGCGGACTGAAGGCATCCGTGCGTTCCTGGATGCGGTCGAGCGCGGTGAGGCCTCCCTTTCCGAACTCGCGCTCGACCAGAAGCAGTCACTCCTGGAGAGTCCTCAGCGTCCTATTGCCCGTCGCACTGAACGGCTGCTCTCAAAGTCCGGCGGCCTCCCCAATCCCGACCGTCAGATAGTCATTGAAGAGCTCAAGGAAGTCGCACGTTCCACCGGAAACGCCGCCGCCGGGAAAGAAGTCTTCCGGCAGCAGTGCTCGAAATGCCATCTTCACTCGGGCGAAGGAAACCGCATCGGACCCGACCTCACGGGGATGGCTGTGCATCCGAAGGAAGAACTTCTGGTCCACATCCTCGACCCCAGCCGGAGCGTGGAAGGCAACTATCGGTCTTACACGGTTGCTACGGCCGATGGACACGTGATCAACGGGCTTCTCGCCTCGGAATCAAAAACCGCACTGGAGTTCTTCGATTCCGAAGGAAAACGCCGCGCCGTTCAGCGCGAAGACATCGAGCAGTTTGTCGCCTCCACGAAGTCGCTGATGCCGGAAGGCTTCGAGAAGCAGGTCCCGCGCGAGGCGCTCGCCGACCTGCTCGAGTTTCTCACACAGCGCGGGCAATACCTCCCGCTCCCGCTCGAGAAGGTCGCGACGGCCGTCAGCACCCGGGGGATGTTTCACAGCTTCGAGGCGGAGCCGGAACGCCTGATCTTCAGCGACTGGTCACCCAAGTCGTTCAACGGCGTTCCTTTCGTGCTGGTCGATCCGGGGAATAATCAGCGCCCGAACGTGATCCTCCTGAACGGTCCGTCCGGCCGTGTGTCGGCGGAAATGCCTCGCGCTGTCACGCTCCTGTGCAACAGTTCGGCCCGCAGCATTCACCTGCTGAGCGGAGTGAGTGGCTGGGGCAGCCCTCTCGGCGAACGAGGTTCGATTTCGATGATCGTGCGTTTGCGTTACGCCGATGGTTCGACCGAGGAGCACGAGTTGAAGAATGGGGAGCACTTCGCGGATTACATTCGCCGCGTGGACGTTCCAGGGAGCCAGTTCGCGTTCGCACTTCGCGATCAGCAGGTGCGTTACCTGTCGATCCAGCCTCGGAAGGCAGACGTCATCCAGTCGATCGAGTTCATCAAGGGGCCTGACCGCACGGCGCCGGTTGTGATGGCCGTGACAATCGAGGCCCGCTAA
- a CDS encoding PDZ domain-containing protein, which yields MLIVFAKSAAVLVVGGVLVGQQTDNLPRNANDQDVAPPAPSVTAAPGQENVRQAEPERRIPNEQQTFQEPVPREGLQDLDQQRRDEQGRSALGVTLTDDVRVIQVAPGSPAERMGLRAGDEILSLNGQTFDSVDAFIAGVGSTPQGQEIRVEIDRNGQNMTQAGTLAAWDRVHYSGTRMAGMGLQHQGIQQHSAMRFADDGSVLQGAPVDGQFLSDACCDPCAGFGGYYGGGYGGFDDGWSRREARRAARRGYVW from the coding sequence ATGTTGATCGTGTTTGCAAAATCGGCCGCTGTTCTCGTTGTCGGCGGCGTCCTCGTTGGTCAACAGACCGACAATCTCCCCCGGAATGCGAACGATCAGGATGTCGCGCCGCCAGCCCCGTCGGTCACGGCTGCCCCCGGTCAGGAGAACGTTCGACAGGCGGAACCTGAGCGACGGATTCCCAACGAACAACAGACCTTTCAGGAGCCTGTTCCCCGTGAAGGGCTCCAGGACCTGGACCAGCAACGGCGCGATGAACAGGGACGCAGTGCGCTGGGGGTCACCCTCACGGATGACGTGCGCGTGATTCAGGTTGCGCCCGGAAGCCCGGCCGAACGCATGGGTTTGCGGGCCGGAGACGAGATTCTGTCGCTGAACGGTCAGACTTTTGATTCCGTCGACGCCTTTATCGCCGGCGTCGGTTCCACCCCCCAGGGTCAGGAAATCCGGGTTGAGATCGACCGGAATGGACAGAACATGACGCAGGCCGGGACGCTGGCTGCCTGGGACCGGGTTCACTATTCCGGAACACGCATGGCCGGAATGGGCCTGCAGCACCAGGGAATCCAGCAGCACTCCGCCATGCGTTTCGCCGATGACGGTTCGGTGCTTCAGGGCGCCCCGGTGGACGGCCAGTTCCTCTCCGACGCCTGCTGTGATCCCTGTGCAGGGTTCGGGGGATACTACGGCGGCGGATACGGAGGCTTCGATGACGGCTGGAGCCGTCGGGAAGCGCGCCGGGCTGCACGCCGTGGATACGTCTGGTAA
- a CDS encoding DUF1501 domain-containing protein → MRYLDSPRKGQISRRQWLGGAAAGTATFTTSHWFRSLALANDQAAPRRSCILLWMAGGPSQLDTFDVKPGHANAGDLKAISTSVPDIQISEHLPRVARCMDRLVVIRSMSTKEGDHGRATDHLRTGYLPQASIQFPVLGSLVSNEHRLSRGELPNYVSIFPRGLFRAGISPSGFLGADHAPLVVGGVDGELTVENASLPEGVSMVQNTGRLELLRGLEADFLSRHPGIGAEAHRSAYARGLKLMSESAREAFAIQSEPDAIRERYGRSQFGQGCLLARRLVERRVPFIEVTLGGWDTHQDNFDGVKNLCAPLDQAWSTLIADLAERGLLDSTCVVWMGEFGRTPAINPQAGRDHYPKAWSVVLGGGGIRGGQVIGRTSADGMSVEERPVTTPDLLATICTAMELDPRTQNISNVARPIRLVDPEGKAVGEALL, encoded by the coding sequence ATGAGATACCTGGATTCGCCTCGAAAGGGACAGATCTCGCGCCGGCAGTGGCTGGGCGGGGCCGCCGCAGGCACAGCTACGTTCACGACTTCTCACTGGTTCCGTTCACTCGCGCTGGCCAACGACCAGGCCGCCCCCAGGCGATCGTGCATCCTGTTGTGGATGGCTGGCGGGCCAAGCCAGCTTGATACATTCGACGTCAAACCGGGCCATGCGAACGCCGGAGATCTGAAAGCAATCTCGACCAGCGTTCCGGATATCCAGATCAGCGAGCATCTTCCGAGAGTCGCCCGGTGCATGGACCGGCTGGTGGTGATCCGCTCCATGTCGACGAAGGAGGGAGACCACGGGCGAGCGACAGATCACCTGCGCACGGGATACCTGCCACAGGCGTCGATCCAGTTCCCGGTCCTCGGTTCGCTTGTCTCCAACGAGCATCGGCTCTCGCGCGGCGAACTGCCAAACTACGTGAGCATCTTTCCGCGCGGTCTGTTCCGGGCCGGGATTTCGCCCTCAGGTTTTCTGGGAGCGGATCATGCTCCTTTGGTTGTCGGCGGCGTCGACGGGGAACTGACCGTCGAAAACGCCTCCCTGCCCGAAGGCGTATCTATGGTCCAGAACACTGGTCGCCTCGAACTCCTCCGCGGATTGGAAGCGGACTTCCTGAGCCGCCATCCGGGAATCGGTGCCGAAGCACACCGCAGTGCTTACGCTCGCGGGCTCAAGCTGATGAGCGAATCGGCCAGGGAGGCCTTCGCAATTCAATCCGAACCCGATGCGATCCGTGAGCGGTATGGGAGGTCGCAGTTTGGCCAGGGATGTCTTCTGGCGCGGCGACTTGTCGAGCGACGGGTGCCGTTCATCGAAGTGACACTCGGCGGGTGGGACACCCATCAGGACAACTTCGACGGCGTCAAGAATCTGTGCGCCCCGCTCGACCAGGCGTGGAGCACCCTGATCGCCGACCTGGCCGAACGCGGCCTGCTCGATTCAACCTGCGTGGTGTGGATGGGCGAGTTCGGAAGAACGCCGGCCATCAATCCCCAGGCCGGGCGCGATCATTATCCCAAGGCCTGGTCGGTCGTTTTGGGCGGGGGAGGCATTCGCGGCGGACAGGTCATCGGCCGCACAAGCGCCGACGGAATGTCCGTCGAAGAACGGCCCGTCACAACGCCCGATCTCCTGGCGACCATCTGCACGGCAATGGAACTCGATCCGCGCACGCAGAACATCTCCAATGTCGCACGCCCGATTCGACTCGTCGACCCCGAAGGGAAGGCCGTCGGGGAAGCGCTTCTGTAG
- a CDS encoding DUF1549 and DUF1553 domain-containing protein, with translation MIGPMVLATLCLAANAPADSGPIAVSALIDRRIEDQARTREIPLSPRADDAEFFRRLTIDLRGHIPSADEVREFLADPSPDKRTRAIKESLAHPDHGRHFATTWRRLLLPEAESQAQVQYFLPGFEAWLIEAREKDRGFDEVVRELVAAPIHGTPDQPQMVLTDLSAPNPIAYIATKEADPGKIAAGVTRLFLGVRLECAQCHDHPFDKWTRKQFWNQAAFFSGISRRGRGTFAPVIEAREMRTIGVMETGDTAEAVFLTGETPEIPEGTSPRKAYATWMTSPGNPFFARAVVNRVWAQLMGTGLVDPVDDFQAMNPPSHPELLDELAMAFESSGYQFDTLYTGICSSAAYQRTSRSTDPLQDDARLFTRMAVKPMTAEQLYDSLLLVADQSADDRSARQGRGDKRKFLDLFATPEASGEPVTSMPQSLYLMNSGSIERAIGKRAKLAAEAASVEETVQELTLAILGRPASHQELTLAVRHIEEGGASERPQRIEDFCWALLNLPEFRWNH, from the coding sequence ATGATCGGACCGATGGTTCTGGCGACGCTGTGCCTGGCGGCGAATGCTCCCGCCGACTCCGGGCCGATCGCCGTCTCGGCCCTCATCGATCGGCGAATCGAAGATCAGGCTCGGACGCGGGAGATCCCGCTGTCTCCAAGGGCAGATGATGCGGAGTTCTTTCGACGGCTCACGATCGACCTTCGCGGACATATTCCGTCTGCTGATGAGGTTCGGGAATTCCTTGCAGATCCATCGCCCGACAAACGGACACGCGCCATCAAGGAATCGCTGGCCCATCCCGACCACGGCCGGCACTTCGCGACGACCTGGCGGAGGTTGTTGCTCCCGGAAGCTGAAAGCCAGGCGCAGGTCCAGTATTTCCTTCCGGGATTCGAGGCGTGGCTGATTGAAGCCCGCGAGAAGGATCGGGGGTTCGACGAGGTCGTTCGTGAGCTCGTGGCTGCACCAATTCATGGAACGCCGGACCAGCCACAGATGGTGCTGACCGATCTGTCGGCGCCCAATCCCATCGCGTACATCGCGACCAAGGAGGCTGATCCAGGCAAGATCGCCGCCGGAGTCACCCGGCTGTTTCTCGGAGTGCGGCTGGAGTGTGCTCAGTGTCACGATCATCCCTTCGACAAATGGACGCGAAAGCAGTTCTGGAACCAGGCCGCCTTCTTTTCGGGAATCTCCCGTCGCGGACGTGGGACGTTCGCACCAGTCATCGAGGCCCGGGAAATGCGGACCATTGGCGTGATGGAGACTGGGGATACGGCTGAAGCCGTGTTCCTGACCGGCGAAACGCCAGAGATTCCCGAGGGGACAAGTCCACGGAAGGCCTATGCGACGTGGATGACGTCGCCCGGAAATCCTTTTTTTGCGCGGGCGGTGGTGAATCGGGTCTGGGCACAGTTGATGGGCACGGGGCTGGTCGATCCCGTCGATGATTTTCAGGCGATGAATCCACCGAGCCATCCCGAACTGCTGGACGAACTGGCGATGGCCTTTGAATCCTCCGGGTACCAGTTTGACACCCTCTACACGGGGATCTGTTCGAGCGCGGCCTATCAGCGGACGAGCCGGTCGACAGATCCCCTGCAGGACGACGCCCGATTGTTCACTCGGATGGCCGTCAAACCGATGACGGCCGAACAGCTTTACGACAGCTTGCTCCTCGTGGCCGATCAGTCAGCGGATGACAGGTCCGCCCGGCAAGGCCGGGGCGACAAGCGGAAGTTTCTGGATCTTTTTGCCACGCCGGAGGCGAGCGGCGAACCAGTGACGTCCATGCCCCAGTCGCTGTATCTGATGAACAGCGGTTCGATCGAACGAGCCATTGGCAAACGGGCGAAACTCGCGGCCGAAGCGGCCTCCGTGGAGGAGACTGTGCAGGAACTCACACTGGCGATCCTCGGCCGCCCTGCGAGCCATCAGGAACTCACACTGGCAGTTCGGCACATTGAAGAAGGGGGGGCCAGCGAACGTCCGCAACGAATCGAAGACTTCTGCTGGGCGCTCCTCAACCTGCCAGAATTTCGCTGGAATCATTGA
- a CDS encoding PQQ-binding-like beta-propeller repeat protein — MLVIGDTGRAMVRAVAAVCLFGWSHASGDDWPQWLGPGRNNVSTEVVAPWKEPPSVAWRQKVGHAQSSPVVAGGRVFIHSVVAGEEKEEVLAFDATTGELRWRDAYERGAYRSQQGPGPRATPSVMGGRVYTTGITGILGCYDCESGKRLWQANPYEELGASLPGFGVCSSPAVTASRVILPVGGKGSAVVAYDAQTGKLAWQKFDEPAAASSPVVVTRGEGDKKRTEVIVQTTLRVMGLNPDDGTVHWEHPLVFQPSGVAPTPLTTSSLLICSTQDNGTIALSTPSADGVPRQAWWKQDLSSYFSTGTLDVEQNRVFLLTNQLQPLPRADLVCIDLESGSELWSRAALGYFHAGVIMTGDGKLLILDDSGNLVLAEAAKDRFVELAKAKVCRGTFVNPAISGGLVYVRDDQELIALRVPATARAENGSQ, encoded by the coding sequence ATGTTGGTCATCGGGGACACAGGGCGGGCGATGGTGCGTGCTGTGGCCGCCGTTTGCCTGTTCGGATGGTCCCACGCCTCGGGCGACGACTGGCCCCAGTGGCTTGGCCCTGGGAGGAACAACGTCTCCACTGAGGTCGTCGCCCCCTGGAAAGAGCCGCCTTCTGTCGCCTGGCGACAGAAAGTTGGCCACGCGCAAAGCAGTCCGGTCGTGGCGGGCGGGCGGGTGTTCATTCATTCGGTCGTCGCAGGCGAGGAGAAAGAGGAAGTCCTCGCCTTCGATGCGACGACCGGCGAACTCCGCTGGCGCGACGCGTACGAGCGCGGAGCCTACCGGAGCCAACAGGGTCCCGGTCCCCGGGCAACGCCGAGTGTCATGGGGGGGCGAGTTTATACAACTGGCATCACTGGCATCCTCGGATGCTACGACTGTGAGTCGGGCAAGCGGCTGTGGCAGGCCAACCCCTATGAAGAACTCGGAGCGTCGCTTCCAGGCTTCGGTGTCTGCAGTTCGCCCGCGGTGACCGCTTCGCGGGTGATCCTCCCCGTCGGAGGCAAAGGCAGCGCCGTCGTCGCCTATGACGCACAGACCGGAAAGCTCGCCTGGCAGAAATTCGACGAGCCCGCCGCCGCCTCCTCGCCCGTCGTGGTGACGCGCGGCGAGGGAGACAAGAAGAGAACGGAAGTCATCGTCCAGACGACCCTGCGCGTGATGGGCCTGAATCCCGATGACGGAACGGTTCATTGGGAGCATCCTCTCGTGTTCCAGCCGAGCGGCGTCGCGCCCACCCCCCTGACAACCAGTTCGCTGCTGATCTGTTCGACTCAGGACAATGGGACAATTGCGCTCTCAACTCCCTCGGCCGATGGCGTGCCGCGGCAGGCGTGGTGGAAACAGGATCTGTCGAGTTATTTCTCGACAGGAACGCTGGATGTCGAACAGAACCGGGTGTTCCTGTTGACGAACCAACTGCAGCCACTCCCCCGGGCTGACCTGGTCTGTATCGATCTCGAGTCGGGAAGTGAATTGTGGAGCAGGGCCGCGCTTGGTTATTTCCATGCTGGCGTCATCATGACGGGTGATGGCAAGCTCCTGATTCTCGACGATTCCGGGAACCTCGTGCTGGCGGAGGCCGCCAAGGACCGGTTTGTGGAACTCGCGAAGGCGAAGGTCTGTCGAGGGACGTTCGTCAATCCGGCGATCTCGGGAGGGCTTGTCTACGTCCGCGATGACCAGGAACTGATCGCTCTCAGGGTGCCGGCAACGGCAAGGGCGGAAAACGGATCGCAATGA
- a CDS encoding DUF1559 domain-containing protein, giving the protein MRRRGFTLIELLVVIAIIAILIALLLPAVQQAREAARRTQCKNNLKQIGLALHNYESSITIFPPSSTSGFGKGVWGWTAASEQDRTMHLHSFASLILPYLEQAAVSNNINYNLSSLAVANREMAATQMPFYLCPSYAGPKISADPLYVTTAGFNRYAIRNYVAMGAKTVIGLSGASPAEGCMFPGSKTGFRDMTDGSSNTVMIAETREEKASVWIDGTSAAVAGRYLGSPPTYAGPRVSINYQPYFPGGLFPNSIGQNWGPSSLHTGGAHHLLGDGSVRFISENIDAGTYDALVTKSGGEVVGEF; this is encoded by the coding sequence ATGCGTCGCCGTGGATTTACCCTCATCGAACTGCTCGTCGTCATTGCCATCATCGCCATTCTGATCGCCCTCCTCCTGCCGGCGGTCCAGCAGGCGCGCGAGGCGGCCCGCCGCACGCAGTGCAAAAACAACCTGAAGCAGATCGGCCTGGCTCTTCACAACTACGAGAGCTCCATCACGATCTTTCCTCCGAGCAGCACCTCGGGATTCGGCAAGGGAGTCTGGGGCTGGACGGCCGCGTCCGAGCAGGACAGGACGATGCACCTGCACAGCTTCGCCAGCTTGATCCTGCCCTACCTGGAACAGGCCGCGGTCTCAAACAACATCAATTACAACCTCTCGTCTCTCGCAGTCGCAAACCGCGAAATGGCTGCCACGCAGATGCCGTTTTACCTCTGCCCGAGCTATGCCGGTCCGAAAATTTCGGCCGATCCGCTCTATGTGACGACAGCCGGTTTCAACCGATACGCAATCCGGAATTATGTCGCGATGGGAGCCAAGACGGTGATCGGGCTCTCAGGCGCATCGCCGGCCGAAGGATGCATGTTTCCCGGGTCCAAGACCGGGTTCCGGGACATGACGGACGGCTCTTCCAATACGGTCATGATCGCAGAGACTCGGGAAGAGAAGGCATCGGTCTGGATCGACGGGACTTCTGCCGCCGTCGCCGGTCGTTACCTGGGCAGCCCGCCGACGTACGCCGGCCCCCGTGTCTCGATCAACTACCAGCCCTATTTTCCGGGCGGACTTTTCCCCAACTCGATCGGCCAGAACTGGGGCCCTTCCAGCCTGCACACCGGTGGAGCTCATCACCTGCTGGGCGATGGATCAGTACGATTCATCTCCGAGAACATTGATGCCGGGACTTATGACGCGCTTGTAACCAAGTCCGGCGGCGAAGTCGTCGGCGAGTTCTGA